ACGTGGAAGATATGCGGCCCGCCGACCACGATTTTGGTTTCCGGGCTATGCTCGCGTACCAGCTCCACCAAGTGGCGGACGGGATGGCTTTCGAAATAGAAGGTGGTGGTGATGGCGACGGCCCTGGGCTTCTCAGCCAGCAGATCCTCGAGGCGCTCCTGATCGAAATTGACGAAGTTGACGACCTCCGCTGCGAGGTTGCGGCGCAGCAAAAAACTGGCCAAATAATGGGCGCCCAGATTGGGCAAGTTGGCCACGTGCAGCCGGCTGGGCCGGCCGGTGGCTCTACTGATGGCGGCGTTGATCAGTTCCGGATAGCGGACTCGCCGGCCGTTGAAGGGCAAGGTATTGGCCTTCAGGTGCCTGAGGCCGCCCGAAACTTTCTGCATGGCCTCGGCCGTCTCGAAGGACTTGTCCAGCGGCGCTTCGTAGTAACCCAAGACAACACAATCTAAGTTTGACATTCTTGATGCTTCTATTCTAGCAAAGGAGCTCTATGTTTACCAGCTATCTAAAGCTGCTTTAAGACCTCTGAACCGTTGGCCGTAGAAACGGTTCTTCGTATTTGCCCCCTTTATGTGGGGTCATTCCGACTGGGTGGCGTCCTCAGGGCCTGCCGGTTTACTTGCTTCGTCGCGAGCGAATTTCGGCCCTCCGCCTGAGTTCTTCCTGATAGCCGGGTATTTCCCTCAGGGGCGGGTCGGGATGGACGATGGTGTCGGGTTGGGTTCCCAGGAAAAGCAGTCCGTCGCCCATCTTGGAGATAGGTCCGCGAAGACCCCAGTCGAAGATCTCGTGGGCCGTCATTTCTCCGACGGGAGATTGCTGCAAATTGACGAAGAGCGGTTCTTTGTTGAGTCCGTGGCTGTCGGCGAAGTGAACGATTTTGGGCTCATCCCCTGAGATGGTGAGCACCACGAAGAGCTCGTCCTCGTAACCCACGCTGAGGCCCGAGGTTATGCCGCCCCATCCGGCGTCGAAGTGGTTTCCGCGCGCGAAATGGCCGCGTCCCCACACCAGCAGCGCTTTCTTCCCCTTCTTGACCGCCTCATTGAGAATGGTCTCGACGGCTATCTGGCCGCGTCTGGAGTAGGCTGCGATGTCCTCGGGGGTGGTCGCGTTCTCCCAGTCGACTGCAGGGTCGCCGGCGATGACGCGCAAGCGGCTCTCGGGCGCCAGCTTCTGGTTGGCTTCCCGGACGGCGTCAAAGAACTGCCGATAAATCGGTGATTCCCATACCTCCGCTCCGGCAGCGTCGCGCCAGACTCGGGCAAGCTCATCCTCGGGGAGATCCTCGCCTTCAACCACGTAGCGGTCGAGGATAGGCTGGTGGAAGGCGTTGGCGAATTCCACCACGATCAGGTCGGCTTTGGCGGCGAAGCCCGGATGGCGGACCAGGCGGTTACGGAAGTCGGCGTCGGTCTTGCTCCCGTGGCGTTCGCCTAAAGCCACCAAATCGTAATGGTCGAACAGGCCTATGATTCCTTCAACGCCGCCTTCGGCTTCAAGTGGCGGTGGGGCAGCCGGGGCTGCCGAGAGACCGAGCGTCAGTAGCAATGGGCCAAGAATTTTAAAGGTCATTGAGCTGAAATCCTCTCCGGTGGTGATTGGGCCTTATCCGATGGCTGATCGAAGCCCGGGCAACGGTACTCAACGGAGATATAATCCCATATGGCTGACAAGCCATTAGGGCGACCGTTCAATTTGGAGGGCAGACCATGAGCCAATGGGACGAAGACGACGACAGCATCGAGTACAAAGTAGTCATAAACCACGAAGAGCAGTATTCGATTTGGCCGGCCGACCGGGACAATCCGCTGGGATGGAATGACGTGGGCAAGTCGGGCAGCAAGCAGGAATGCCTGGACTATATCGAAGAGGTTTGGACCGACATGCGGCCGCTGAGCCTGCGCAAGAAGATGGAGGAACAGGACGAGGCCGCCGGTTCCTCCTCCAAGGATTAGACGAGGCGGGCTTCCCTTCGCCTCAGTCCTGGGCCGGAAGCCCGCTGTAGCCGTCGACGTGAAAAAGCCAGCTTCCGTCGTCTTGGCGCAGTGCGACCACGACGAATTTGCCGCGGCCGCGGTGGACGATTTCGCCCCCTTCTCGCCGCAGCAGGGTGTAGATGCCCACGTCCGAGGCCAGTCCGCCCGAAATCTGGCGGTCCACGATGCGGAAAGAGATCTCCAGGACTTGTCCCCGCTCACCGGCCCCCTCGAACATGGAACGGAAGCCGCCCACAAATTCGTCCAGTCCCTTGCGAATGGGCTGCTGGGGCGAGAGATAGAGGGCGTCCCGGGCGTAGATCTGATTGAACAAGTCCGCGTCGAGTTGCCGGTATGCGCGGGAAAAAAGTGCATAGACGGCATCCAGCCCGGCAAGCGGCTCGACTCCGGGATCGAGCGTCAGGTGTTCCTGTCCTTGTGCCGAGGCCCCCAGGCAAACCAGAAGGGCCAGAAGGCAGCAGGTCGTGAGAAGCGATCGCAAAGGTGAAGTCCTCATCATGCCCTAACTTACTTTCAAACTCGTGCCATGGTTCCAGATTCGTCGCTGTCATGGGCCTTGCCCGTGACAGCGGAGGCGGCTACCATCAGGAGCATGGCATCCCTGCGCATGCTGCTTTCGGTGATGTTTTGGACTGTCGTCCTGGTGATCGTTCCAACCTGGCCCGGTGGTGGCCTCCACCGACACCGGCTACAGCGATGAAAGCCTGCTGCGCATGGCCCACGACGTCCGCGAACTGACAGAGTGCGGACTCAGCCCCATGCAGGCCATCCAGTCGGCCACCCAAACAGCAGCCCGCCTGCTGCAAATCGACTCCCGCACCGGCACCCTGGAAGCCGGCAAGGAAGCCGACCTGATCGTAGTCGAAGACAATCCCCTCCAAGACATCATCACCCTGCAAGACGTCCTCGTCGTCCTCAACAACGGCCACCCCGCCCTCAACCGCCTGCCCTGAAATGCAACTTGATGACCAGAGGTATATGGTATATGGTTACCATATGAGCCTCTTAAAGACCACTGTTTACTTGGACCACGAAGATTATCAGCGACTCAAGCAGGTCGCGGCCCGACAGGGACGTACGCCGGCGGCTCTCGTGCGGGAGGCCGTCTCCGAGTACGCCGCCCGTCACCAGGAAAAGCGACTTCCCACCAGCTTAGGTATCGGGCGGAGCGGGCGAGGTGATATCGGTGAGCGCGCAGAAGAGTTCCTGGCTGGAATGGGCGAGGATTCATGATCGTGGCCGACACAGGCGCTTTGGTGGCATTGATCGATTCCCACGACGATCATCACGAAGTGCTCAATAACCTCTTTCTCAAAGATCCGGCTGCCTGGATAGTCCCTTGGGCAGTACTGCCTGAAGTCGACTACCTTCTGGCGTCACGCGTGGGAGGATCTGCTCAAGAGGCCTTCCTTTTTGATCTGGCTGAGGGCATCTGGTCGATAGAGTGGGGAGCACCTTCAGATCTCGAAAGGGCCAACGAACTTTCTGCCCAATACGCTTCGCTCCGCCTAGGGCTCGTGGACACTGTGGTCATGGCGATCGCCGAAAGATTAGGTGCGGACGCGGTCGCCACACTTGACCAGCGCGACTTCGGCGCCGTTGAAATCGATGGCCGACCACGACTGCTGCCACGCGACCTGTGAAATCAGTAAAAGATACGATTGGCGTCTAAAGACCTGTGTCTTACTTGAAAAGCCAGATGCTTATCAACGACTCCACACGGGCCTATTTCTTGGGGATCTTGAGGCGGATGTTTTTGATTTTGGGCTTTTTGTCGGTGACGGTGACCCACATGAGGTGGTCGAAGGCTCCGGGTTCGCCTTCGGTGATGGCGCCGCCGGTGGCTGAGAGGGAATAGTGGCGGCGGCCCTTGACCTTTTCCTTGGCGTAGCGGTGATAGTGCCCGGAGAAGACCGTGATGCGTTTCTTGGGGAGAATCTTGTCGATTTCCTCCCACTGCTCGGGCGTATCCCGCCACAGCGGCTTGTGGAAGAAGACGAAAGTCCACCGCGGGTCAGGGTGTTTGGCGAGTTCGGCCGTCAGCCAATCGCGTTGCGCGAAATTGAGGAATCCCCTCCCATGTTCAAAAGGCGGGTCGTCGGTATCGAGCACCACGAAGAGGACGTCCTGGAAGACGAAAGTGTAGTAGGTGGGGCCGTATCGTTCCGCCCAGATGCGCTTCTTGAGGTCATCGGGGGCTTGGAACGGCTGCGGTCTTCCAACCGTGAAGTCGGCGTTGCCGCCCACGTAGAAGAAGCGCATATCGAGCCGATTGACCAACTCGTCGAAGTATTGCCATTGCAGGATGTGCTTGTCGCGGATCTCCGGTGTCGAGGCCAGCCCTGGTACGTTGCCTCCCTTGAGGTCGCCCACCGACATGACGAAGGCCGGCTGCAGCTCGTTGAGCTTCTCCACAGCCGCCGCGAACACTCCCAGGCGGGTCCCTCCGGCCCGGTCGCCCACGACGGCGAAACTGAACTCCCGTCCTTCGGCCCGAATGGGGCGGTCGGTCCAGGGGGCGGGGGAGGTCACGTCTGTCCGGAAAGCCGGGTGTTCTCCGCTTCCCAGCCCGGTTACGAGAAAGAGGCATAGCAGTCCAAGCGTGATGAATCTTCGCATTCCAAGCAGGATCCTTTCCACACCCCTCGTTTCGCTCTTTAGACGCAGAAGGCGTGGGAGGCGTTTAACTTGTTAAACAAGGAAAAATAGATAGTGGACACGTCTTTCCTATCGGGCTCGGGGGGTTGGACTGGATTTTCCAGCATCACGCTTGGAGCTGCAGCTACTGCGAAGACTGGCTCTTGTAAAGCTACGATTTCTCGCTTTCTGCGCCGGCTCAAATCCCGTCGCGTGGGATTTGTTCGTCCCATTGGCGCTGGAATACCGTCTCTTCGCCCTCCAGGGCCTCCAGGCGGGCTTCGATGCGGAAGTGGGTTTTGGTGCAGCAAAGCCGGGTCTGAAGGCGCAGGCGAACCGACCAGTCTCCGCGCCTGAAGGAAGTGGACTGTTCCACCTCGGCTTGGGCCGAAAGGGGATCGTGGTCGGCGATGCGGTAGCGCCTGACCAGCTTGTAGCTCAAGTCCAGGCCGATATCGGGAATATGCACCAGCGAAGCGTCTTCCAACTCGGCGCCGTCGTTGTAGAGGGTGTAGACGGTCTCGTTGCTGGTCAGATCGCGCTCGATTTTGCGTTCAAAACGCGAGGGACGCAGCTTGACTCTCTCGGCAGGCGGGCCGTGCTCGGGTCTTTCGAAGCGACGCAGGTCTCGATCCGCCTCCCGGGGAGGGCGTTCAGGCAGCTCCAGAGCGGAGCCCTCGCTGAAGAGGGTGAGTACAGACGTCGCCGGCGAGGGCCAGGCCAGGGGCCAGTAGCTGGTGGAAAGAGACAAGCGGATGCGGTTTCCGGCGGCGAAGACGTGGGCGATGTCGTTGAGCCTGACGGTGACGCGGTAGCGCTTTCCGGGACGCAGGGGACGCGGGTCCTGGTGGCCGCGGCGATGGGTAAGGTTGAGGATCCCGTAGCTGACGCGCGTGGAAGCGCCGTCGGGAAAGATCTCGTTGAGACGCACGGCCAAAAGCGCCTGGGGCTGATCGCAGGCCAGCTCGAGTTCCGCCAGGGGAGCACCCAGGATTTCAAGGTTTTCCTGGAGCGCCGGGGAATCGAAGACCAGCGACTTGCCGTCCTCGGCGCGCTGGTCCTGCGGCATCTCGCCGTCGGTGCCGAAAGCGCACCACTCGCCGGCCAGCAGTCCCACGGTTTGAGGCGAGCTGAAGAGGAATTCCTCGGCGGGTCCGGGCTGAAGGGAAAGCTGTCCCCGGGCCAGGCGGAAACGGCGGGGACGGATGCGCTGCGAGGGCCATTGCTCTTCCGCCGCCCAGCGCCCGGGACGCTCCTGGTAGAAGGGTCTGGGAGGCACGCTCTCCTGCATCCACACCCGGTAGGCGGGCTCGTCCATGATGCCGTTGTCCTCTCCTTGCAGCCAGCGGTCCCACCACGCCGTGGCCTCCTGCAGGAAGCCGATGGCGGGGCCGGGCACTCCTTCGTGGGGGAAGAGGTGGGCCCAAGGACCCACCAGCCCCTTGCAGGGAGCCTGCAGCCCCTGGAGCAGGCGCGGGACGGCGTTGGAATAGCCGTCGGCCCAGCCTCCGATGGCGTAGACGGGGCATTGGATGCGCGAGTAGTCCTGGCACACCGAGCCGTGTTCCCAGTAGTCGTCGCGCCGCTGGTGACGCATCCAACGGGCAGGGAAGAGGACGGCCTCGGAAAGGCGCTCTCGCCACAGGTCCCGCCAGCGCCCGCCCACCACTTCGGGATCGGGCGGGCAGGCGTTGAAGAGCATCAGCACCGATCCCCAGGTCAGGTTCTCGTTGAGGAGGCATCCTCCCATGTAGTGGGCGTCGTCGGCGTAGCGGTCGTCGCTGGCGCAGAGAGCGATGACGGCCTTGAGCTGAGGCGGACGGCGGGCCGCCACCTGCAGGGCGTTGAAGCCTCCCCAGGAAATGCCCATCATCCCGATGGAGCCGTTGCACCAGGGCTGGGAGGCGATCCATTCGAAGGCCGCCATCACGTCCTCGTGCTCTTGCCGGCTGTACTCGTCTTCCAGCACGCCCTCGGAGTCGCCCGATCCCCGCAGATCGAGGCGCAAGGCGGCATATCCGTGGCCGGCGAAATAGTGGTGGACGGGCTCGTCGCGGCTGCGCATGAAGTCGCGCTTGCGGTAGGGAATGGCTTCCACCACGGCAGGGGCGGGGTGTTGCCGGGCGTCCTCGGGCAGCCACACGCGGGCCGCCAGACGGGTTCCGTCGGGCAGGGGAATCCAGCAGTTCTCGATGTGGCGGACGCCTTTGGGGAAGGATTCGCGTATTCTCAAGCGGCTACTTGGCGTCCTTCCTGCTTTTGCGGGGCCGCAGCCGCTGGGTCGACCAGAAATGCAAAGCCAGCCGTTCGCGGGCTTTCAAGCCGGCCTCCAGGTCCCAGCAGTTGACGATGGCCAGGCGAAAGCCTCCCGGAGGCATGGCGTGTTGCTCGGGGGGCTTGTCCTCGTGAAAGGTGATCTGGATGCTGGAGATGTCGGGTTGGGCCAGCAGGTCGTCGATGACCCTTTGCTCGCATTTGCTGTACTGCACGCCGTGCACCCCGAAGAGCACCACGCTGTAGCCGTCCCGGCGGTTCTCGTCGGCGAAGGTCCAGCGCTGCTCGGTATAGAGCCGCACCAGGCAATCGACCCATCCCTGTCCGTAAAGGTCGGGCCATTGGTCGGCGAAGCGCAGGTGGGCCTCGATGATGCGTCCGCCGATGGTTTCGAAGTTGATCATCCCGGTGTAGTCGGGAAGGTTGCGCCGGATCCACTGCGCGCAATAGTCTTCCACTCCCGGGCGGCGCCGGGCGTCCACCGTCCAGTAGTCGAACATCCCCTTGGGCAGGGGCTTGCCGGTGACGTGGCGCCACCAGCGGGTCTCGCCCTTGAGCACCGCGGCGTCGCTGCTGAGGTGATCGCCCTGCAGCAGGCGCATCCACATGTGGCCGGGCTGCTGAAGGCGTCGGTAGTCATCCGCGCTCCTGAAGATCCGGCTTCCCGTGCCCATCCCCCGCAGATTGTAGATGGGCTTGCTGAAGACCGGAAACTGGGGCGGAGTGATTCCGTGAGGCGCCGCTTCGATGTCCTGGGTGTCGCAGATCAGCAGCTTGTTGTACATCCACCGGTAATCGGGGTAGAGCCGGTAGGAATCGGTGTCGTCGGTCGAGATAAAGACCTCCTCAGGACAATCGACACCCTCGAAATACTGCATCCGCCAGGGATCATGCTCGACAATTGGCACCAAGAACTCCTTTCCCTCCGCCAGCGAGCTTAGCGCCCCCGTCGAGAAAGGGCAAGGCTGAGCTCCGCCCGCAGGACAGCACGGTTCAGCGGCGTCGATTTCTTCGTTGTGACCGAATATAGGACCGCTGGTTTGCTACGCTGAAAAAGGTCTTCCGCAGGATGTCGCTACAGGCTCGACCTAGCGATTCCTGGTTCGAGATCTGTATTACTTCCAAGAATTTCAGTCGAATTGACAAGCCAAGGTCTCCCCTTGCTATACTCCACCTATGGAGGTGGATATGGAGTTATCCAAGAAGACGACCATCCTGTTCCCCCCGGATCTTCATGAGCGTCTCGGGTCCATTGCGCGTCAACGCGGAGTCAGCATGGGCGAATTGGTGCGCGAGGCGTGCGCGAAATGCTACGGAACCGTTTCAGTGAAAGACAGGCTGGCGGCGGTCAAAAGGCTTGAGGCGCTCGCTTTGCCCGTCTCTGATCCGGATACGATGGCTGAAGAATCCGTCCCCAGCCCGGAGAATCTCCTACCGTGATTTTGCTGGATGCCAATATCTTCATGTACGCTGCCGGCGCGGAGCATCCCAACAAACAGCCGAGTACAGCTTTACTGGCCAAAGTCGCGGATGGTAGCCGGGAAGCCTGCATCGATTGCGAGACGCTTCAGGAGATACTCCATCGTTATCGAGCCATCAACCGCTGGGCGGACGGCAGGCAAGTCTATGACAACGCGTGCCTGATCGTCCCCCTGATTCTGCCCGTCACCGAGAGCATCCTGGATTCCGCCCGCGATCTCCTCGACCAGTATGAAGCCTTGAGCGCCCGCGACGCCCTCCACGCGGCCGTGGCCTTCACCCACGACATCCCCCGGATCTGCAGCTACGACCGAGACTTCGATCAGATCGAAGGCCTGAAAAGAGTCGAACCCTGAGTCTTGGCCATTGCAGGCGATCCCTCCTCGCATTTCCTGATCTCGTAAACCTCACCCCAACTAATGCGAATATTAGACACGAAAAAAGCCGCAAACGGCGGGTCCGAGCATCTGGCTGGCAACGCTTTCAACTAAGAACATTCCAGCAAGGCAGCCGTTGCTGGCGGTGGACAAGAAACTGGCGCGAACGTGCGCCTCACGGTTGACTCGAACTTCCCGCATGATCTCGTCGTCGTCGGGCACCCCTCGCCTCATTCGCAGAAATTCCTGAATCTCGCCCAGGA
This window of the Acidobacteriota bacterium genome carries:
- a CDS encoding MbtH family protein, yielding MSQWDEDDDSIEYKVVINHEEQYSIWPADRDNPLGWNDVGKSGSKQECLDYIEEVWTDMRPLSLRKKMEEQDEAAGSSSKD
- a CDS encoding DUF4440 domain-containing protein; translated protein: MRSLLTTCCLLALLVCLGASAQGQEHLTLDPGVEPLAGLDAVYALFSRAYRQLDADLFNQIYARDALYLSPQQPIRKGLDEFVGGFRSMFEGAGERGQVLEISFRIVDRQISGGLASDVGIYTLLRREGGEIVHRGRGKFVVVALRQDDGSWLFHVDGYSGLPAQD
- a CDS encoding amidohydrolase family protein, with translation MASTDTGYSDESLLRMAHDVRELTECGLSPMQAIQSATQTAARLLQIDSRTGTLEAGKEADLIVVEDNPLQDIITLQDVLVVLNNGHPALNRLP
- a CDS encoding PIN domain-containing protein; translation: MIVADTGALVALIDSHDDHHEVLNNLFLKDPAAWIVPWAVLPEVDYLLASRVGGSAQEAFLFDLAEGIWSIEWGAPSDLERANELSAQYASLRLGLVDTVVMAIAERLGADAVATLDQRDFGAVEIDGRPRLLPRDL
- a CDS encoding CocE/NonD family hydrolase; the encoded protein is MRIRESFPKGVRHIENCWIPLPDGTRLAARVWLPEDARQHPAPAVVEAIPYRKRDFMRSRDEPVHHYFAGHGYAALRLDLRGSGDSEGVLEDEYSRQEHEDVMAAFEWIASQPWCNGSIGMMGISWGGFNALQVAARRPPQLKAVIALCASDDRYADDAHYMGGCLLNENLTWGSVLMLFNACPPDPEVVGGRWRDLWRERLSEAVLFPARWMRHQRRDDYWEHGSVCQDYSRIQCPVYAIGGWADGYSNAVPRLLQGLQAPCKGLVGPWAHLFPHEGVPGPAIGFLQEATAWWDRWLQGEDNGIMDEPAYRVWMQESVPPRPFYQERPGRWAAEEQWPSQRIRPRRFRLARGQLSLQPGPAEEFLFSSPQTVGLLAGEWCAFGTDGEMPQDQRAEDGKSLVFDSPALQENLEILGAPLAELELACDQPQALLAVRLNEIFPDGASTRVSYGILNLTHRRGHQDPRPLRPGKRYRVTVRLNDIAHVFAAGNRIRLSLSTSYWPLAWPSPATSVLTLFSEGSALELPERPPREADRDLRRFERPEHGPPAERVKLRPSRFERKIERDLTSNETVYTLYNDGAELEDASLVHIPDIGLDLSYKLVRRYRIADHDPLSAQAEVEQSTSFRRGDWSVRLRLQTRLCCTKTHFRIEARLEALEGEETVFQRQWDEQIPRDGI
- a CDS encoding CopG family transcriptional regulator; the encoded protein is MELSKKTTILFPPDLHERLGSIARQRGVSMGELVREACAKCYGTVSVKDRLAAVKRLEALALPVSDPDTMAEESVPSPENLLP
- a CDS encoding type II toxin-antitoxin system VapC family toxin, which produces MILLDANIFMYAAGAEHPNKQPSTALLAKVADGSREACIDCETLQEILHRYRAINRWADGRQVYDNACLIVPLILPVTESILDSARDLLDQYEALSARDALHAAVAFTHDIPRICSYDRDFDQIEGLKRVEP